DNA from Roseomonas gilardii subsp. gilardii:
CGGCGCAGGCGCGGATCCCGGTCGGCCCCGGCTATCAGGTGCCGGGCGCGGCGGCGGTGCGGCGCGGCGCCGGCATCCCGGTGGCCGCGGTGGGCATGATCACCGAGCCGCATCAGGCCCAGGCGATCCTGGCCGAGGGCAAGGCGGATCTGGTGCTGCTGGCCCGGGCGGTGCTGAAGGACCCCTACTGGCCCGTCCGTGCCGCCGAGGCGCTGGGGCAGACGGACCGGCTCTCGATTCCGCCCCAGTACGAGCGCGGCTGGGGCCAGTACCCGCTGCGGGACGAGGTGGCGGCGCCGATGCCGCCGCTGTAGCGGGGGGGCCGGCGCCACGGCACCGGCCCGCTGCTCCTCAGCCGAGGCCGAGCAGCTCCACGTCGAAGATCAGCGTGGCGTTCGGCGGGATCACGCCACCGGCGCCGCGCGCGCCATAGCCGTGCTCCGGCGGCAGGACGAGGATGCGGCGGCCGCCCACCTTCATGGTGGAGACGCCGATATCCCAGCCGGAGATCACCTGCCCCATGCCGATCATGAACTGGAACGGGTCGCCGCGGTCGCGGGAGCTGTCGAACTTGCGGCCGGGCTGGCCCTGGTTGTCGAGCCAGCCGGTGTAATGGACGGTGACCCACTGGCCGGAGCGGGGGATTCCCCCTCGCCGACCACCTCGTCACGGTAGCGGATGCCCGAGGGCAGGGTGGTGTACTGGTCGGCGCTGTCGGTCATTCCCGAACTCCCTGGACTGGGTCCGGCCGCTTGTAGGGCAGGGCGGCGCCCAGGCCAAACCCGGGAGGGTGATTTCCCAGGGTGGATTTTCTGGGGTGATTTCCTGGGGCGGCCAACTGTTCTAGGGAGCCGCGATGGAATCCTTCGATGCGGTGATCCTCGGTGCCGGCGCGGCGGGGCTGATGTGCGCCATGGCGGCGGGGCAGCGCGGGCGGCGCGTGCTGCTGCTCGACCATGCGGAACAGGCCGGGGCCAAGATCCTGATCTCCGGCGGCGGGCGCTGCAACTTCACCAATCTGGGCGTGGTGCCGGAGCGCTTCTTTTCCGCAAACCCGCATTTCGCCAAGTCCGCCCTGCGCCGCTACACGCAGCACGACTTCCTGGCGCTGGTGGAGAAGCACCGCATCGCCTGGCACGAGAAGACGCTGGGGCAGCTTTTCTGCGACGGCTCGGCGCGGGCCATCCTCGGCATGCTGCTGGCGGAATGCCAGGCGGCGCGGGTGGAGATGCGGCTGCGGCACCGGATCACCGGGGTGGGCCATGACGGCGGCGGCTTCCGGGTGGAGACCGACCGGGGCGCCTTCGCCGCGCCCGCCCTGGTGCTGGCGACAGGCGGCCCCTCCATCCCCAAGATGGGCGCCACCGGCTTCGCCTATGAGGTGGCGCGGCGCTTCGGCCTGCCGCTGGTGGAGCCGCGCCCGGCGCTGGTGCCGCTGACCTTCGCCGGGGAGGCGCTGGAGATGATGCGCCCGCTGAGCGGCGTGTCGCTGGAGGCGGTGGCGCGCTGCGGCCGGCATGCCTTCCGGGAGGCCGTGCTGTTCACCCATCGCGGCCTGTCCGGTCCGGCCATCCTGCAGATCTCCTCGCCCTGGCGGGAGGGGAGGCGATCACCCTGGACCTGCTGCCGGAGCGCGACGCCGCCGCCTTCCTGATCGAGCGCAAGAACAGCCGCCCCCGCGCCGAGCTGCGGACCGTGCTGGGGGAGGTGCTGCCGCAGCGCCTGGCCGTGGCCCTGGCGGAAGGCGTGGCGCGGCCGATGGGAGAGTTGCCGGACCGGGAGTTGCGCCGGGTGGCGGAGGGGCTGAAGAGCCGCCGCCTGATCCCCAGCGGCACCGAGGGCTATGCCAAGGCCGAGGTCACGCTGGGCGGCATCGACACGCGGGCGCTGTCCTCCCAGACCATGGAGGCCCGCGAGGTGCCCGGCCTCTATGCGATCGGGGAGGCGGTGGATGTCACCGGCTGGCTCGGCGGCTACAACTTTCAATGGGCCTGGTCGAGCGGCTGGTGCGCCGGGCAGGCGCTCTGACGCCATCCGGAAGGTTCTTTTTCTGTTCCGGGGTGGCCCTGGTTGGAAATCAGCCTTTTCAAGGGTTTGTATTCGGGGCGCGCTTGCGTTCTATGGGGGGCATGCCCAAGCTCCGCGCCTTCCTCCGGAACCTTGCCACCGTGTCCGTGACCGTGCTGATCGGTACGGGGGTCGTCGCCCTGACGGGCTTTCCCTGGTGGGTCAGCGGGCCGCTCTATGTCGCCGTGGTGGCGGGGCTGCTGACCTGGGCCGAAAGCCTGCCGCCGCCGAAGCCCGCCAGGAAGCGGTGCGGAAGGCACCCTCCGCCCGCCGGCCCGGCAGCCCGGCGAAACCGCGCCGCAAGGCCGAGGCGGGGCCCCAGGCCCTGCTACCGGCACCGGACAGGAAGGGCTAGGTGCGGATCGAGTTGCCCCCGTCCACCGTCAGCGTGGCGCCGGTGACGTAGCCGGCCTTGCCGGAGCAGAGATAGAGCACCGCCGCCGCGGCATCGTCCGGCCCGCTGGTGCGGCCCAGCGGGATGCGGGTCAGCATGTTGGAGACGTATTCGTCGCTCAGCGGGCTGACCTCGCTGCCCGGGGCGAAGCCCGGCTCCACCGCGTTCACCCGGATGTTGCGGGGCGCGAAATCCAGCGCCAGCCCCTTGGTGAGCCGGTCCAGCGTGGTCTTGGAGGTGCAATAGGCGACACGGGCCGGGTTCATCTTGCGCGATGCGCCGGAGGAGATGTTGACGATGCTGCCGGGCACGCCCTCCGCCACCATCAGATGCGCCACCTCCCGCGACAGGATGAAGACGGCGCGGACATTGACGCCGAAGACCCGGTCCCACTCGCGGGTCGGCAGGTCGAAGAGATCGCCGCCGGGATAGATGCCGGCATTGTTCACCAGGATGTCCGCCCCGCCCCAGCGCGCCTTCACATGGGCTGTCAGGTCGCGGATCGAGGCTTCCTCCATCAGCTCGGTCCGGTGGAGCATCACGCGCTCCTCCGGCAGGCCCAGCTCCTCGGCCACCGATTCCAGCGCGTCCTGCCGGTTGTCGGAGAGGCAGAGGCGCGCGCCCTCGCGGGCGAAGGCCTGGGCGATCCAGCGCCCGTAGATGCCCCCGGCACCGGTGATGATGACGCGCTTGTCCTGGAATTCCATGTGCCGGGTCCGGTCGGAAGGGAAGGGCGCGCAGCATGGTCCTGGTGCGCGGGGCTGGCCAGGGGTTGCCATCCCTGCAAAGCCAGCGGGGCAGGGGCGCATGCAATTAGATTGCTACCTATTAGCTGCGTCCCTAGCTACCCGTCCATGTGCAGCGAGCGATCCCGTCTGGCCGCCGAGTTCGGGCGAGACCTTTTCCGCGCCGGCCAGGTCTGGCGGCGGGAGATGGATCTTGGCATGCGCCGTCTCGGCCTGTCGGACGGGACCTGGCGGCCGCTGCTCTATCTGGGCCGCATGGGCGGCGGCATCCGGCAGACGGATCTGGCCGGTGCCCTGGGAATCGAGGGGGCTTCGCTGGTGCGTCTGCTGGATGCGCTGGAACGGGGGGCCTGCTGCGCCGGCATCCCGATCCGGAAGACCGGCGTTCCAAGGTCCTGCAACTGACCGGGACGGGGCGGGAGACGGTGGAGCAGATCGAGAGCGCCTATGAGAGCGTCAGCCAGCGCCTGCTCGCCCAGATCGACGAACAGGAGCTGGAGCAGTGCCTCCGCGTGTTCCACAAGGTCGAACTGTCCCTGCGCGGCCCCGCCAATGGCCCGGTTGATGGCCCCGGCGGCGGTCCTGGCGGAGGGATGGAGGCATGAGCGCGGCGGAGGGCAGCGCCGGCACGGCGCGCAGCGACGTTACCGGCGCGGACAGCACGGCGGGCGGCATCCTGGCCGCCATGGGCCGCCGCTTCCGGCCGCGCATGCCCACATGGCTCGCGGGCTGGGGCCATGTGCTCCGCACCCTGCTGGCCTTCACCATCGCGCTCTATGCCGCCTATGCGCTGGAACTCGACAGCCCCTCCTCGGCCGGCATGACGGTGCTGATCGTGGCCAGCGCCTCGCGCGGCGCGGTGCTGTCCAAGAGCCTCTACCGCGTCCTCGGCACCCTGGCCGGGGCGCTGGCCTCCATCATCCTGGTGGCCTGGTTCGCCCAGGCGCCCTGGCTCTTCATCCTGGGCTTCGCCGTCTGGCTGGGGGTCTGTACCTTCGCCGCCTCGCTCCTGCGCTATTTCCGCAGCTATGGTGCCGTTCTGGCCGGCTATACCATCGCCCTGATCGCCCTGGCGGCGGTGCAGGACCCGGACAACATCTTCCATCTGGCGGCCGCCCGCCTCGCGGTCGTCACCCTCGGTGTCTCCGTCACGGCGGTGGTCTTCC
Protein-coding regions in this window:
- a CDS encoding FKBP-type peptidyl-prolyl cis-trans isomerase, which translates into the protein MPRSGQWVTVHYTGWLDNQGQPGRKFDSSRDRGDPFQFMIGMGQVISGWDIGVSTMKVGGRRILVLPPEHGYGARGAGGVIPPNATLIFDVELLGLG
- a CDS encoding SDR family NAD(P)-dependent oxidoreductase encodes the protein MEFQDKRVIITGAGGIYGRWIAQAFAREGARLCLSDNRQDALESVAEELGLPEERVMLHRTELMEEASIRDLTAHVKARWGGADILVNNAGIYPGGDLFDLPTREWDRVFGVNVRAVFILSREVAHLMVAEGVPGSIVNISSGASRKMNPARVAYCTSKTTLDRLTKGLALDFAPRNIRVNAVEPGFAPGSEVSPLSDEYVSNMLTRIPLGRTSGPDDAAAAVLYLCSGKAGYVTGATLTVDGGNSIRT